A genome region from Schlesneria paludicola DSM 18645 includes the following:
- a CDS encoding BlaI/MecI/CopY family transcriptional regulator, which yields MSKTKLGRLQTRIMQVLWERRRATAREITETLNQEEEVAHSTVQTLLRQLEEKGSLTHQVEERTFIYVPLVEQQSVAKSATRELIERIFGGQASGLVSYLLKEEKIPPKELEAIRKLIEEKEKRGK from the coding sequence ATGTCGAAAACCAAACTCGGCCGACTGCAGACTCGGATCATGCAAGTCCTATGGGAACGTCGGCGAGCCACCGCCCGCGAGATTACGGAAACCCTCAACCAGGAAGAAGAGGTCGCACACAGCACGGTTCAAACACTGCTGCGACAACTGGAAGAGAAGGGCTCACTGACCCACCAGGTCGAAGAGCGAACGTTTATTTATGTCCCACTCGTCGAACAGCAAAGTGTTGCCAAGAGCGCAACACGCGAACTGATCGAACGAATCTTCGGCGGCCAGGCCTCGGGCCTCGTCTCGTACCTGCTCAAAGAAGAAAAGATCCCTCCCAAGGAACTGGAAGCGATTCGCAAGCTGATCGAAGAAAAAGAAAAACGTGGTAAGTAA